The following are encoded in a window of Pseudomonas sp. St316 genomic DNA:
- a CDS encoding alpha-ketoacid dehydrogenase subunit beta, translating to MNDHNNNIALDTAMTTTTMTMIQALRSAMDVMLERDDNVVVFGQDVGYFGGVFRCTEGLQNKYGTSRVFDAPISESGIVGVAVGMGAYGLRPVAEIQFADYVYPASDQIISEAARLRYRSAGEFTAPMTLRMPCGGGIYGGQTHSQSIEAMFTQVCGLRTVMPSNPYDAKGLLIASIENDDPVIFLEPKRLYNGPFDGHHDRPVTPWSKHPSAQVPDGYYTVPLDVAAITRPGKDVTVLTYGTTVYVSQVAAEETGIDAEVIDLRSLWPLDLETIVKSVKKTGRCVVVHEATRTCGFGAELVALVQEHCFHHLEAPIERVTGWDTPYPHAQEWAYFPGPSRVGAALKRVMEV from the coding sequence ATGAACGATCACAACAACAATATTGCGTTGGACACCGCCATGACCACTACCACCATGACCATGATCCAGGCCCTGCGCTCGGCCATGGACGTGATGCTCGAACGCGACGACAACGTCGTGGTGTTCGGCCAGGACGTGGGTTACTTCGGCGGCGTATTCCGCTGCACCGAAGGCCTGCAGAACAAGTACGGCACCTCGCGAGTGTTCGACGCACCGATTTCCGAAAGCGGCATCGTTGGCGTGGCGGTGGGCATGGGCGCCTACGGCCTGCGGCCGGTGGCCGAGATCCAGTTCGCCGACTATGTCTACCCGGCGTCGGACCAGATCATTTCCGAAGCGGCGCGCCTGCGCTATCGCTCGGCCGGCGAATTCACCGCGCCGATGACCCTGCGCATGCCCTGCGGCGGCGGTATCTACGGCGGCCAAACCCACAGCCAGAGCATCGAAGCGATGTTCACCCAGGTCTGCGGCCTGCGCACCGTCATGCCCTCCAACCCCTATGACGCCAAGGGCCTGCTGATCGCCTCCATCGAAAACGATGACCCGGTGATCTTCCTCGAGCCCAAGCGCCTGTATAACGGCCCGTTCGACGGCCACCACGACCGCCCGGTAACGCCGTGGTCCAAACACCCTTCGGCGCAAGTGCCGGACGGTTACTACACCGTGCCGCTGGACGTCGCCGCCATCACCCGTCCGGGCAAGGACGTGACTGTCCTGACCTACGGCACCACGGTCTATGTCTCCCAAGTGGCTGCCGAAGAGACCGGCATCGACGCCGAAGTCATCGACCTGCGCAGCCTGTGGCCGCTGGACCTTGAGACCATCGTCAAATCCGTGAAGAAGACCGGTCGCTGCGTGGTGGTCCACGAAGCCACCCGCACCTGCGGTTTCGGCGCCGAACTGGTGGCGTTGGTGCAAGAACACTGCTTCCACCACCTGGAAGCGCCTATCGAGCGTGTCACCGGTTGGGACACCCCCTACCCGCACGCGCAGGAGTGGGCGTATTTCCCAGGGCCGTCCCGAGTGGGCGCGGCGTTGAAACGGGTCATGGAGGTCTGA
- a CDS encoding 3-methyl-2-oxobutanoate dehydrogenase (2-methylpropanoyl-transferring) subunit alpha: protein MNPAYEPLRLHVPEPSGRPGCKTDFSYLHLSDAGTVRKPPIDVEPADTADLARSLIRVLDDQGNALGDWAADIPVEILRKGMRAMLKTRIYDNRMVVAQRQKKMSFYMQSLGEEAIGSAQALALNIDDMCFPTYRQQSILMAREVPLVDLICQLLSNERDPLKGRQLPIMYSVKDAGFFTISGNLATQFVQGVGWGMASAIKGDTKIASAWIGDGATAESDFHTALTFAHVYRAPVILNVVNNQWAISTFQAIAGGEATTFAGRGVGCGIASLRVDGNDFMAVYAASRWAAERARRNLGPALIEWVTYRAGPHSTSDDPSKYRPADDWSHFPLGDPIARLKQHMVKIGQWSEEEHAAVTAELEAEVIAAQKEAEQYGTLAGGQIPSAATMFEDVYKEMPEHLKRQRQQLGI, encoded by the coding sequence ATGAACCCAGCGTATGAACCGCTACGCCTGCACGTCCCCGAACCCTCGGGCCGTCCCGGCTGTAAAACCGACTTTTCCTACCTGCATCTGTCCGATGCCGGCACGGTGCGCAAACCACCCATCGACGTCGAACCCGCCGACACCGCCGACCTGGCTCGCAGCCTGATCCGCGTACTCGACGATCAAGGCAATGCCTTGGGCGACTGGGCCGCGGACATTCCCGTCGAGATCCTGCGCAAGGGCATGCGTGCCATGCTCAAGACGCGCATCTACGACAACCGCATGGTGGTCGCCCAACGCCAGAAAAAAATGTCGTTCTACATGCAGAGCCTCGGCGAGGAAGCCATCGGCAGCGCCCAGGCCCTGGCGTTGAACATCGACGACATGTGCTTCCCCACCTACCGCCAGCAAAGCATCCTGATGGCCCGCGAAGTGCCGCTGGTGGACCTGATCTGCCAGCTGCTGTCCAATGAGCGCGATCCGCTCAAGGGCCGGCAGTTGCCAATCATGTACTCGGTCAAGGACGCCGGTTTCTTCACCATTTCCGGCAACCTCGCCACACAGTTCGTCCAGGGCGTGGGCTGGGGCATGGCCTCGGCGATCAAGGGCGACACCAAGATCGCCTCGGCCTGGATCGGTGACGGCGCCACCGCCGAATCGGACTTCCACACCGCACTGACCTTCGCCCACGTCTACCGCGCGCCGGTGATCCTCAACGTGGTCAACAACCAGTGGGCAATTTCCACCTTCCAGGCCATTGCCGGCGGTGAAGCCACGACCTTCGCCGGACGCGGCGTCGGTTGCGGTATCGCCTCCCTGCGTGTCGATGGCAACGATTTCATGGCGGTCTACGCCGCCTCGCGCTGGGCCGCCGAACGTGCCCGCCGCAACCTCGGCCCGGCGCTGATCGAATGGGTCACCTACCGCGCCGGCCCGCACTCCACTTCGGACGACCCTTCGAAATACCGTCCCGCCGACGACTGGAGCCACTTCCCGCTGGGCGATCCGATTGCGCGCCTCAAGCAGCACATGGTGAAGATCGGCCAGTGGTCCGAAGAGGAACATGCCGCCGTCACCGCCGAGCTCGAAGCCGAGGTGATCGCCGCGCAGAAGGAAGCCGAGCAGTACGGCACCCTTGCCGGCGGGCAGATTCCAAGCGCCGCGACGATGTTCGAAGACGTCTACAAAGAGATGCCGGAGCACTTGAAGCGCCAGCGTCAGCAGTTGGGGATCTGA
- the bkdR gene encoding Bkd operon transcriptional regulator BkdR, whose translation MRKLDRTDIGILNSLQENARITNADLARSVNLSPTPCFNRVRAMEELGVIREQVTLLDADLLGLHVNVFIHVSLEKQVEEALQHFEEAISDRPEVMECYLMAGDPDYLIRVLVPTIQSLERFMMDFLTKVPGVANIRSSFALKQVRYKTALPLPANGLTLGT comes from the coding sequence ATGCGTAAATTGGATCGCACCGACATCGGGATTCTGAACAGCCTTCAGGAAAACGCCCGCATCACCAACGCCGATCTCGCCCGTTCGGTCAATCTGTCGCCGACGCCGTGCTTCAACCGCGTCCGGGCCATGGAGGAGCTGGGGGTGATCCGCGAGCAGGTCACGCTGCTGGACGCCGACCTGCTGGGGTTGCACGTCAACGTGTTCATCCATGTGAGCCTGGAGAAGCAGGTGGAAGAGGCGCTGCAGCACTTTGAAGAAGCGATTTCCGATCGGCCGGAGGTGATGGAGTGCTACCTGATGGCAGGCGATCCGGATTATCTGATCCGCGTGCTGGTGCCGACCATCCAGTCGCTGGAGCGGTTCATGATGGACTTTCTGACCAAGGTCCCGGGCGTGGCGAACATCCGCTCCAGCTTTGCCCTCAAGCAGGTGCGCTACAAGACCGCGTTGCCCTTACCGGCCAACGGGTTGACCTTGGGCACCTGA